The Nesterenkonia xinjiangensis genome contains a region encoding:
- a CDS encoding methyltransferase, protein MSSQHYFSTTPSGSARRREVDVELAGRQVSVVTAGGIFSPDGIDKGTAVLLKHVPDPAREGHLLDIGCGWGPIALTLALRAPEATVWAVDVNERSRELCAENAQRLGLDNVRVMSPEEVPSGVRFTTIWSNPPIRVGKAVLHELLELWLPRLADDAEAWLVVQKNLGADSLLTWIRSMLAAVGDDFEADRPETSKGFRLLRVRRDQG, encoded by the coding sequence GTGAGCTCTCAGCACTATTTCTCCACCACCCCCTCGGGATCGGCGCGACGCCGCGAGGTCGACGTCGAGCTGGCCGGCCGACAGGTCTCCGTGGTGACCGCCGGCGGAATCTTCTCCCCGGACGGCATCGACAAGGGAACGGCGGTGCTGCTGAAGCACGTGCCGGATCCGGCCCGTGAGGGTCACCTGCTCGACATCGGCTGCGGCTGGGGCCCGATCGCCCTCACTCTGGCGCTGCGCGCACCGGAGGCGACGGTCTGGGCCGTGGACGTCAACGAACGATCCCGGGAGCTGTGTGCAGAGAACGCGCAGCGGCTGGGCCTGGACAATGTGCGAGTCATGTCCCCGGAGGAGGTCCCCTCAGGGGTCCGATTCACCACCATCTGGTCCAACCCGCCGATCCGGGTGGGCAAGGCCGTCCTGCACGAACTGCTGGAGCTGTGGCTCCCCCGGCTCGCCGACGACGCCGAAGCCTGGCTCGTGGTGCAGAAGAACCTGGGTGCGGACTCGCTGCTGACCTGGATCCGCTCGATGCTCGCCGCAGTCGGCGACGACTTCGAGGCTGACCGCCCCGAGACCTCCAAGGGCTTCCGTCTGCTGCGGGTGCGGCGCGATCAGGGCTGA
- the hisB gene encoding imidazoleglycerol-phosphate dehydratase HisB, with protein sequence MGAELISGRAAQMERVTSESSVRVRMDLDGTGTSKISTGVPFFDHMLTALSKHSLIDLEIEASGDTHIDVHHTVEDTAIVIGEVLRTALGDKAGIRRFGEATVPLDEALAQAIVDVSGRPYLVHTGEPEGQQYHLIGGHFTGSMTRHAFEAVTYHSGICLHMRVLAGRDPHHIVEAQFKAFARALRAAVESDPRVEGIPSTKGAL encoded by the coding sequence ATGGGAGCAGAACTGATCTCGGGCCGCGCGGCCCAGATGGAACGAGTGACCTCCGAGTCCAGCGTGCGCGTCCGCATGGACCTCGACGGAACCGGCACCTCGAAGATCTCCACCGGTGTGCCGTTCTTCGACCACATGCTCACCGCCTTGTCGAAGCATTCGCTGATCGATCTGGAGATCGAGGCCAGCGGAGACACCCACATCGACGTCCACCACACCGTGGAGGACACCGCCATCGTCATCGGTGAGGTGCTGCGCACCGCCCTGGGCGACAAGGCGGGCATCCGCCGTTTCGGCGAGGCGACGGTCCCGCTGGACGAGGCGCTGGCGCAGGCGATCGTCGACGTCTCCGGTCGCCCGTACCTGGTCCACACAGGCGAGCCCGAGGGGCAGCAGTACCACCTGATCGGCGGCCATTTCACCGGATCCATGACCCGTCACGCCTTCGAAGCGGTCACGTACCACTCCGGGATCTGCCTGCACATGCGTGTGCTGGCCGGACGGGATCCCCACCACATCGTGGAGGCGCAGTTCAAGGCCTTCGCCCGAGCTCTGCGTGCCGCGGTCGAGTCGGACCCGCGGGTGGAAGGCATCCCCTCGACCAAGGGAGCGCTGTGA
- the hisH gene encoding imidazole glycerol phosphate synthase subunit HisH, which yields MAKPEVVVLDYGSGNVHSAVRALERVGAQVTLTRDTQQVLDADGLVVPGVGAFAAVMEALTSIDAPRWIGRRVAGGRPVLGICVGHQILFERGVEHGIAAEGMGEWPGEVTALPQDVVVPHMGWNTVRPARDSVLFDGIEDERFYFVHSYAVQEWGFDQTVDAMSAPKVTWSHHGADFIAAVENGPLAATQFHPEKSGDAGMQLLKNWIESL from the coding sequence ATGGCGAAGCCTGAGGTCGTCGTCCTGGACTACGGCTCCGGCAACGTCCATTCCGCGGTCCGAGCCCTGGAGCGCGTCGGCGCCCAGGTCACGTTGACCCGGGACACCCAGCAGGTGCTCGACGCCGACGGGCTCGTCGTCCCGGGAGTGGGCGCGTTCGCCGCGGTGATGGAGGCCTTGACGTCCATCGACGCTCCACGCTGGATCGGACGTCGAGTGGCCGGTGGGCGCCCCGTGCTGGGCATCTGCGTGGGGCACCAGATCCTCTTCGAGCGCGGAGTGGAGCATGGGATCGCCGCCGAGGGGATGGGGGAGTGGCCCGGAGAGGTCACCGCCCTGCCGCAGGACGTGGTCGTCCCCCACATGGGGTGGAACACCGTCCGCCCGGCGCGGGACTCGGTGCTCTTCGACGGCATCGAGGACGAGCGCTTCTACTTCGTGCATTCCTATGCCGTCCAGGAGTGGGGCTTCGACCAGACGGTGGACGCCATGTCTGCGCCGAAGGTGACGTGGTCCCACCACGGGGCGGACTTCATCGCCGCCGTGGAGAACGGCCCGCTGGCCGCCACCCAGTTCCATCCCGAGAAGTCCGGCGACGCCGGCATGCAGCTGCTGAAGAACTGGATCGAGAGCCTCTGA
- a CDS encoding LysM peptidoglycan-binding domain-containing protein gives MRHSHTSFTARPVSGAAHASGPLASVALGRPGMTLTRRGRLLLIGLPALTLLAAALVGLALLAGSFANMAQASSQEPAGVEAVEVTVAPGDTLWSVASELDSGEDVQVLIGQIAELNGLSSSELHPGQTLHVPVLD, from the coding sequence ATGCGTCACTCGCACACCTCCTTCACCGCCCGTCCGGTCTCCGGTGCGGCTCACGCATCCGGCCCCCTTGCCTCGGTCGCTCTCGGGCGTCCCGGCATGACCCTGACTCGGCGGGGGCGGCTGCTGCTCATCGGCCTGCCGGCGCTCACTCTGCTGGCCGCCGCCCTGGTCGGACTCGCGCTGCTGGCCGGCAGCTTCGCCAACATGGCCCAGGCCTCGAGCCAAGAGCCCGCAGGTGTGGAGGCCGTCGAGGTCACGGTCGCCCCCGGCGACACGCTCTGGAGCGTCGCCTCGGAGCTGGACTCCGGCGAAGACGTCCAGGTCCTCATCGGGCAGATCGCGGAGCTGAACGGCCTCTCCTCCTCGGAGCTGCACCCGGGGCAGACCCTCCACGTTCCCGTGCTGGACTGA
- a CDS encoding histidinol-phosphate transaminase gives MKSQQNGAGATPTTENPDRSDRLARLPLRDELRGQEPYGAPQLTVRAMLNVNETTYDVPADVVDAITTEVRHAAQSLNRYPDREFTRLREKLADYLGHGLSAENIWAANGSNEIMQHILQAFAGPGRSVLAFPPTYSMYPLYARGTYSEYIPGTRGEDFTQSAADVARQIREHRPHVVILCSPNNPTGTALGLDVVEAAYAAALEGDTMVVVDEAYGEFRQNGTPSALELLAGRERLIVSRTMSKAFALAGGRLGYLAAAEEVTDALRLVRLPYHLSAVTQATAEAALDHSATLMANVERIKSQRDRIVETLSSYGLTPAPSDANFVFFGGLSDEKAAWQHLLDDGILIRDVGIPGHLRVTAGTEEETTAFLESLRRHLGR, from the coding sequence GTGAAATCTCAGCAGAACGGGGCCGGCGCGACGCCGACGACGGAGAACCCTGACCGATCAGACCGCCTGGCGCGGCTGCCCCTCCGGGATGAGCTGCGCGGGCAGGAGCCCTACGGAGCCCCGCAGCTGACCGTGCGGGCCATGCTCAACGTCAACGAGACCACCTATGACGTCCCCGCCGACGTCGTGGACGCGATCACCACAGAGGTCCGGCACGCCGCACAGTCCCTGAACCGTTACCCGGACCGCGAGTTCACCCGGCTGCGCGAGAAGCTCGCCGACTATCTGGGCCATGGGCTGAGTGCCGAGAACATCTGGGCGGCCAACGGGTCCAATGAGATCATGCAGCACATCCTGCAGGCCTTCGCCGGCCCGGGACGCTCCGTGCTGGCCTTCCCTCCCACGTATTCGATGTACCCGCTCTACGCTCGCGGGACCTACAGCGAGTACATCCCGGGCACTCGGGGGGAGGACTTCACGCAGAGCGCTGCGGACGTCGCCCGGCAGATCCGCGAGCACCGCCCTCATGTGGTGATCCTCTGCTCTCCCAACAACCCGACCGGCACCGCGCTGGGGCTCGATGTCGTCGAGGCCGCCTATGCGGCCGCCCTCGAGGGCGACACTATGGTCGTCGTCGACGAGGCCTACGGGGAGTTCCGGCAGAACGGTACGCCCTCGGCGCTGGAGCTGCTGGCCGGACGGGAACGGCTGATCGTCTCACGCACGATGAGCAAGGCCTTCGCTTTGGCGGGTGGACGGCTGGGCTACCTGGCCGCCGCGGAGGAGGTCACAGACGCGCTGCGGCTGGTGAGGCTTCCCTACCACCTCTCGGCGGTCACCCAGGCCACCGCGGAGGCGGCCCTGGACCACAGCGCGACGCTGATGGCCAACGTCGAGCGCATCAAGTCCCAGCGTGACCGCATTGTGGAGACGCTGAGCAGCTACGGGCTCACCCCCGCTCCGTCGGATGCGAACTTCGTCTTCTTCGGCGGCCTGAGCGATGAGAAGGCCGCCTGGCAGCATCTCCTCGATGACGGCATCCTCATCCGCGACGTCGGCATCCCCGGCCACCTGCGGGTGACTGCCGGCACCGAGGAGGAGACAACCGCCTTCCTCGAATCGCTGCGGCGCCATCTGGGGCGCTGA
- the dapF gene encoding diaminopimelate epimerase, with product MLRKASTVAHHLSALDALSGARFTKAHATGNDFVMLSDPDGSLEITPGAVRALCDRHQGIGGDGLIRAVPARLAAETRQLLEEEDQLSDAEAEMLWFMDYWNADGSVAEMCGNGVRAFANFLISEGLVELAEGEELPLVTRAGMRTVRRVPEGYAIGMGIWSFIDPELAQANASDSLVIAQGLTDPRPALSISLGNPHTVVALPEEEVLEALELHAAPQVDPVPPQGTNVEFVVPSDPLVVDGEGQVRMRVHERGVGETLSCGTGACAAAAAVRVWAAEDGVDTWTVQVPGGEVRVRFLARQDGAEDVELSGPAENVFAGTLA from the coding sequence ATGCTCAGGAAGGCATCCACCGTGGCCCATCACCTCTCCGCACTCGACGCGCTGAGCGGCGCCCGATTCACCAAGGCCCACGCGACGGGCAATGACTTCGTGATGCTCTCCGACCCTGACGGCTCACTGGAGATCACGCCTGGGGCCGTCCGTGCCCTGTGCGATCGCCACCAGGGGATCGGAGGCGACGGGCTGATCCGTGCGGTGCCCGCTCGGCTCGCCGCGGAGACGCGGCAGCTGCTCGAGGAGGAGGACCAGCTCTCCGACGCCGAGGCCGAGATGCTCTGGTTCATGGACTATTGGAACGCCGACGGGTCGGTGGCGGAGATGTGCGGCAACGGGGTGCGCGCCTTCGCGAACTTCCTGATCTCCGAAGGCCTCGTGGAGCTCGCCGAGGGGGAGGAGCTGCCCCTGGTCACCCGGGCAGGCATGCGCACGGTGCGCCGAGTCCCCGAGGGCTATGCCATCGGCATGGGCATCTGGTCCTTCATCGACCCGGAGCTCGCCCAGGCCAACGCCTCGGATTCCCTGGTCATCGCCCAGGGGCTCACTGATCCGCGCCCGGCGCTGAGCATCTCCTTGGGCAACCCCCACACGGTGGTGGCACTGCCGGAGGAGGAGGTCCTGGAGGCCCTGGAACTCCATGCGGCGCCGCAGGTGGATCCGGTGCCCCCGCAGGGCACCAATGTGGAGTTCGTGGTCCCCTCAGATCCGCTGGTGGTCGACGGCGAGGGGCAGGTGCGCATGCGCGTGCACGAACGCGGGGTCGGCGAGACGCTGTCCTGCGGCACCGGAGCCTGTGCGGCCGCCGCCGCAGTGCGGGTCTGGGCCGCCGAGGACGGAGTCGACACGTGGACCGTCCAGGTGCCCGGAGGTGAGGTCCGCGTGCGTTTCCTGGCCCGGCAGGACGGTGCCGAGGACGTGGAGCTCTCCGGCCCGGCGGAGAACGTCTTCGCCGGCACCCTCGCCTGA
- the priA gene encoding bifunctional 1-(5-phosphoribosyl)-5-((5-phosphoribosylamino)methylideneamino)imidazole-4-carboxamide isomerase/phosphoribosylanthranilate isomerase PriA — protein MAESAPENTPETATVPALELLPAVDVADGQAVRLVQGEAGSETGYGDPLEAALTWQQQGAEWIHLVDLDAAFGRGHNREVLSRVVKELDIKIELSGGIRDDESLDRALEFGATRVNLGTAALEDPEWTARAIERHGEAIAVGLDVRGETLAARGWTKEGGNLWEVLERLEDAGCPRYVVTDVTKDGTLRGPNTDLLAEVCRRTAKPVVASGGISSLQDVSALAKMVSHGVEGAIMGKALYADKFTFPDALKAAAASA, from the coding sequence ATGGCTGAGAGCGCCCCCGAGAACACTCCCGAGACCGCCACCGTGCCCGCCCTGGAGCTGCTGCCCGCCGTCGACGTCGCCGACGGCCAGGCCGTCCGCCTGGTGCAGGGGGAGGCAGGTTCCGAGACCGGCTACGGAGATCCACTGGAGGCGGCCCTGACCTGGCAGCAGCAGGGGGCCGAGTGGATCCATCTGGTGGATCTCGACGCCGCTTTCGGCCGCGGGCACAACCGTGAGGTGCTGTCCCGCGTGGTGAAGGAGCTGGACATCAAGATCGAACTCTCCGGAGGCATCCGCGACGACGAGTCGCTGGACCGCGCTCTGGAGTTCGGCGCGACCCGGGTGAACCTGGGCACCGCCGCCTTGGAGGACCCCGAGTGGACTGCTCGCGCCATCGAGCGCCACGGCGAGGCCATCGCGGTGGGACTCGATGTCCGCGGCGAGACCCTGGCCGCCCGTGGCTGGACCAAGGAGGGCGGCAACCTCTGGGAGGTGCTGGAGCGCCTCGAGGACGCCGGCTGCCCGCGGTACGTGGTCACCGATGTCACCAAGGACGGCACCCTGCGTGGGCCCAACACCGATCTGCTGGCGGAGGTCTGCCGGCGCACCGCCAAGCCCGTGGTGGCCTCCGGCGGGATCTCTTCCCTGCAGGACGTCTCCGCGCTGGCCAAGATGGTCTCCCACGGCGTGGAGGGCGCCATCATGGGCAAGGCGCTCTACGCGGACAAGTTCACCTTCCCCGACGCACTGAAGGCGGCGGCCGCCTCGGCATGA
- the hflX gene encoding GTPase HflX: MTNTHQDNTTPSTGDEQHEDITPAAAAVSGDQASVDATIERILAADEARAETVTRSARTRFVADPAHRREGEAAGPDRRSVLDGQARELSDLRTQHTEADGDQFDLLERRSLRRVEGLSTELEDVSEVEYRQLRLERVVLAGLWSDGPIAEAEHSLRELAALAETAGSTVLDGFVQRRATPDPGTFFGSGKAEQIRQAVAELGADTVVVDSELAPSQRRGLEDIVKVKVIDRTGLILDIFAQHAKSREGKAQVELAQLEYLLPRLRGWGESMSRQAGGQVGGAGAGMGSRGPGETKIELDRRRINTRMAKLRKQIAGMKPARDAKRANRRRNAVPSVAIAGYTNAGKSSLLNRLTDAGVLVENALFATLDPTVRKAVTPDGIGYTLSDTVGFVRQLPTQLVEAFRSTLEEVADADLILHVVDASHPEPEGQISAVRKVLADVDAHEVPEIIVLNKADMADDVVIERIRRRESRTVLVSAHTGQGVDDLRELISESIPRPDVALELLVPYAAGDLVSRLHGSDAEILSTEYQAEGTRMSVRVRPELAAELQEHVVAGGPTASGDAPAEGPDAEGPDAEGPDADAEATDEPGAA, translated from the coding sequence ATGACGAACACCCATCAGGACAACACCACACCCAGCACCGGAGACGAGCAGCACGAGGACATCACGCCCGCTGCCGCAGCCGTCTCCGGTGACCAGGCCTCGGTCGATGCCACCATCGAACGCATCCTGGCCGCCGACGAGGCTCGCGCAGAGACGGTCACCCGCTCTGCCCGGACCCGTTTCGTCGCCGACCCTGCGCATCGTCGTGAGGGAGAGGCCGCCGGGCCCGACCGCCGATCTGTGCTGGACGGGCAGGCTCGGGAGCTCTCGGACCTGCGGACCCAGCACACCGAGGCCGACGGAGATCAGTTCGATCTGCTCGAGCGGCGCTCGCTGCGCCGCGTGGAGGGCCTCTCCACCGAGCTGGAGGACGTCTCCGAGGTCGAATACCGGCAGCTCCGCCTGGAGCGGGTCGTGCTGGCCGGTCTGTGGAGCGACGGGCCCATCGCCGAGGCGGAGCACTCGCTGCGCGAACTCGCCGCCCTGGCCGAGACCGCCGGATCCACCGTGCTGGACGGCTTCGTCCAGCGGCGCGCCACTCCCGATCCCGGCACGTTCTTCGGCTCCGGCAAGGCGGAGCAGATCCGCCAAGCCGTCGCCGAGCTCGGTGCGGACACGGTGGTCGTCGACTCTGAGCTGGCCCCGTCACAGCGGCGCGGGCTCGAGGACATCGTGAAGGTCAAGGTCATCGATCGCACCGGCCTGATCCTGGACATCTTCGCCCAGCACGCCAAGTCCCGGGAGGGCAAGGCTCAGGTGGAGCTGGCCCAGCTGGAGTATCTGCTTCCGCGGCTGCGCGGCTGGGGCGAATCGATGTCCCGGCAGGCCGGTGGACAGGTCGGCGGCGCCGGCGCGGGCATGGGATCCCGCGGTCCCGGTGAGACGAAGATCGAGCTGGACCGTCGGCGCATCAACACGCGGATGGCGAAGCTGCGCAAGCAGATCGCGGGGATGAAGCCTGCGCGTGACGCCAAGCGGGCCAACCGCAGGCGCAATGCGGTGCCCTCGGTGGCGATCGCCGGATACACCAACGCCGGGAAGTCCTCCCTGCTGAACCGCCTCACCGACGCCGGAGTCCTCGTGGAGAACGCGCTGTTCGCCACGTTGGACCCCACGGTGCGCAAGGCTGTCACCCCGGACGGGATCGGCTACACCCTCTCGGACACGGTCGGCTTCGTCCGGCAGCTGCCCACCCAGCTGGTGGAGGCCTTCCGCTCCACGCTGGAGGAGGTCGCCGACGCCGATCTGATTCTGCACGTCGTAGACGCCTCGCATCCGGAGCCGGAGGGGCAGATCAGCGCGGTCCGCAAGGTCCTCGCTGATGTCGACGCCCATGAGGTGCCGGAGATCATCGTGCTCAACAAGGCGGACATGGCCGACGACGTCGTCATCGAACGGATCCGTCGCCGGGAGTCGCGCACCGTGCTCGTCTCGGCGCACACCGGCCAGGGAGTCGACGATCTGCGGGAGCTGATCAGCGAGTCGATCCCGCGTCCGGACGTGGCGCTGGAGCTGCTGGTGCCCTACGCCGCCGGGGACCTCGTCTCTCGGCTGCACGGCTCCGATGCAGAGATCCTGAGCACCGAGTACCAGGCCGAGGGCACCCGGATGAGCGTACGGGTCCGGCCGGAGCTGGCCGCCGAGCTGCAGGAGCACGTCGTGGCCGGTGGTCCCACCGCTTCGGGGGACGCGCCCGCTGAAGGTCCGGACGCTGAAGGTCCGGACGCTGAAGGTCCGGACGCTGACGCCGAGGCGACGGACGAACCGGGCGCTGCATGA
- a CDS encoding ATP-dependent DNA helicase: protein MSAEAPTTQSTGHLRSTTLLEHAVTAMGGVHREGQVDMARHVDHALRRRRHLLVQAGTGTGKSLAYLVPAVVHALDSERPVLISTATLALQAQIMGRDLPRLLEQLGDELDQGISIALVKGRANYLCKHKLEGGFPQDDEEQALFSFGDEPAGESAPEPGSRLGREVVRLREWAEETETGDRDDLPEGVSDKAWRQVSVNAVDCIGPRRCPMASECFSELARERAVDADLVVTNHAMLAIDAFEGLQVLPEHDAVIIDEAHELADRVTSAVTAQLSVQMIQTAANSLRRHTSLSGEDLQAAAIAVDAAFHAKESGLLARGLDPQQTQALEIARNAARTALSDSKPSGDSDGDTGRSTARARVQAVQETAERMLQSPETPDVIWLTRPGSFTPGVGYREADVTEPPVVNVAPTSVAGRLREGLFGDRTVILTSATLTIGDSFEPVAGALGLGGEKAPAWDGVDVGSPFEYPKQGVLYVAKHLPAPSLKTADQQRDELAELIEASRGATLALFSSRRAAEEAAEDLRERLDVPILCQGDATMSSLVREFAADEETCLFGTMGLWQGVDVPGRSCRLVAIDRIPFPRPDDPLMSARTQEVARHGGNGFMQVAATHAATRLAQGAGRLIRSAEDRGVLAILDSRLATARYGGFLKKSMPDFWPTVSGDIARGALRRLADHQSSEG from the coding sequence ATGAGCGCGGAGGCGCCCACCACCCAGTCCACCGGGCATCTGCGGTCGACCACGTTGCTCGAGCACGCCGTGACCGCCATGGGCGGTGTGCATCGGGAAGGCCAGGTCGACATGGCACGCCATGTCGACCATGCCCTTCGACGGCGGCGACACCTGCTCGTGCAGGCGGGCACCGGGACGGGCAAGTCGCTGGCCTACCTGGTGCCCGCCGTCGTGCATGCGCTGGACAGCGAGCGTCCGGTGCTGATCTCCACAGCGACCCTGGCGCTGCAGGCGCAGATCATGGGCCGTGACCTGCCGCGCCTGCTGGAGCAGCTGGGGGACGAGCTTGACCAGGGGATCAGCATCGCCCTGGTCAAGGGGCGTGCCAACTACCTCTGCAAGCACAAGCTCGAGGGCGGTTTCCCTCAGGACGATGAGGAGCAGGCGCTGTTCTCCTTCGGCGACGAGCCCGCCGGTGAATCCGCCCCGGAGCCCGGCTCTCGGTTGGGGCGAGAGGTCGTGCGCCTGCGCGAGTGGGCCGAGGAGACGGAGACGGGAGACCGTGACGACCTCCCCGAGGGGGTCTCGGACAAGGCCTGGCGGCAGGTCTCGGTCAATGCAGTGGACTGCATCGGACCGCGACGATGCCCGATGGCCTCCGAGTGTTTCTCCGAGCTGGCCCGCGAGCGTGCTGTGGACGCTGATCTCGTGGTCACCAATCACGCGATGCTGGCCATCGACGCCTTCGAAGGTCTGCAGGTGCTGCCCGAGCATGACGCGGTCATCATCGACGAGGCCCATGAGCTCGCTGACCGGGTGACCTCCGCCGTCACAGCGCAGCTGTCGGTGCAAATGATCCAGACGGCGGCGAACTCGCTGCGCCGGCACACGTCGCTCAGCGGAGAGGATCTGCAGGCTGCGGCCATCGCCGTCGACGCCGCCTTCCACGCCAAGGAGTCCGGACTGCTGGCACGTGGGCTGGACCCTCAGCAGACCCAGGCCCTCGAGATCGCCCGCAACGCGGCCCGCACCGCCCTCTCGGACAGCAAGCCCTCCGGAGACTCCGACGGCGACACCGGTCGCTCCACGGCTCGAGCCCGGGTGCAGGCGGTCCAGGAGACCGCGGAACGCATGCTGCAGTCTCCGGAGACCCCGGACGTCATCTGGCTGACCAGACCTGGAAGCTTCACCCCAGGAGTGGGATACCGCGAGGCCGACGTCACCGAGCCGCCGGTCGTGAACGTGGCCCCCACCTCGGTGGCCGGTCGGCTCCGCGAGGGGCTCTTCGGCGACAGGACCGTGATCCTGACCTCGGCGACGCTCACCATCGGAGACAGCTTCGAACCCGTCGCCGGCGCGCTGGGGCTGGGTGGGGAGAAAGCCCCTGCCTGGGATGGCGTCGACGTCGGCAGCCCATTCGAGTACCCGAAGCAGGGGGTGCTCTATGTGGCGAAGCATCTGCCGGCTCCGTCGCTGAAGACCGCCGACCAGCAGCGTGATGAGCTTGCCGAGCTCATCGAGGCCTCACGTGGGGCGACGCTGGCGCTGTTCTCCTCGCGCCGTGCGGCGGAGGAGGCGGCCGAGGACCTGCGTGAGCGGTTGGACGTACCGATCCTCTGTCAGGGAGACGCCACGATGTCGTCGCTGGTGCGGGAGTTCGCCGCGGACGAGGAGACCTGCCTGTTCGGCACCATGGGCCTGTGGCAGGGTGTCGACGTTCCCGGCCGATCCTGCCGACTCGTGGCGATCGACAGGATCCCCTTCCCCCGACCCGACGATCCGCTGATGAGCGCGCGCACCCAGGAGGTCGCGCGGCACGGAGGCAACGGCTTCATGCAGGTGGCTGCCACTCACGCCGCCACGCGACTGGCCCAGGGCGCGGGGCGGCTGATCCGCAGCGCCGAAGACAGGGGAGTGCTGGCCATCCTGGACTCCCGGCTGGCCACGGCGCGTTACGGGGGCTTCCTGAAGAAGTCCATGCCGGACTTCTGGCCCACGGTCAGCGGAGACATCGCTCGAGGCGCGCTCCGCAGGTTGGCGGACCACCAGTCCAGCGAGGGCTGA
- the lexA gene encoding transcriptional repressor LexA, with the protein MAVEKRPAEKNLPRDRTHGEAPRLTERQRGIVDVIQQSLAERSYPPSMREIGDACGLASLSSVTHQLARLQQMGYLSRVPGKPRAMEVIRDSSGRLLAAEGPTDAEQTSQASEGPAERRRAVDSAVVDLDAYREQSDSRTTDIPVVGRIAAGGPILAEQHVEDVMPLPRQLTGEGELFMLQVRGDSMIEAGIFEDDWVVVRRQHTAENGDIVAALLDEEATVKTLRRRDGHQWLLPQNRSYEPILGDEATIMGRVVTVLRSL; encoded by the coding sequence ATGGCCGTGGAGAAGCGACCTGCTGAGAAGAACCTGCCGCGGGACCGGACGCATGGGGAGGCTCCCCGCCTGACGGAGCGGCAGCGCGGCATCGTCGATGTGATCCAGCAGTCCCTCGCCGAGCGCAGCTATCCTCCGTCGATGCGTGAGATCGGGGACGCCTGCGGCCTCGCGTCGCTGTCCTCGGTGACGCATCAGCTCGCTCGTCTCCAGCAGATGGGCTACCTGAGCAGAGTCCCGGGGAAGCCGCGCGCCATGGAGGTCATCCGTGACTCCTCAGGCCGCCTCCTGGCCGCTGAGGGTCCCACTGACGCGGAGCAGACCTCCCAGGCTTCAGAAGGGCCGGCGGAGCGCCGCCGCGCCGTGGACAGCGCCGTGGTGGACCTGGACGCCTATCGCGAGCAGTCCGACAGCCGGACCACTGACATCCCGGTGGTCGGGCGCATCGCCGCCGGCGGCCCGATCCTGGCCGAGCAGCATGTGGAGGACGTGATGCCTCTGCCCCGCCAGCTCACCGGCGAGGGTGAGCTGTTCATGCTCCAGGTCCGGGGTGACTCGATGATCGAGGCCGGCATCTTCGAGGACGACTGGGTGGTGGTCCGCCGGCAGCATACGGCGGAGAACGGCGACATCGTCGCAGCGCTGCTCGACGAGGAGGCCACGGTGAAGACCCTGCGCCGTCGCGACGGGCACCAGTGGCTGCTGCCGCAGAACCGCAGCTACGAGCCGATCCTCGGCGACGAGGCGACCATCATGGGCCGGGTCGTCACCGTGCTGCGCAGCCTCTGA